The DNA window GGCCAGCCGCTGCTGATGGCCCATTGGCGCCGTCTCTTCGACGTGCCCTGTGCGCAGGTCCTGCTCACCTACGACGACCTGCAGCGCCGCGCCCGCTTCGTGAACGCGAAGAACACGATCGCCGAGTTGCTCGACCGGGACACGCTGCCGATCGTGAATGAAAACGACACCGTCGCCACCGAGGAATTGCGGGTGGGCGACAACGACAACCTCGCCGCCTACGTGGCGGTGCTGGCCGAGGCGGATTTGCTCGTGATCTGCTCGGACGTAGACGGCCTCTACACCGCCGATCCGCACGACGACCCGGACGCGGAGCGCCTGCCGGCGGTGGACGCCATCACCGACGAGATCTACGACATGGTCGGGCCCTCCCACCGCAAGGTGGCCACCGGCGGCATGCAGACGAAGGTGGAGGCGGCAGAAAAAGCGACGGACCGCGGGATCGATACCGTTCTGGTCAACGGAACCAAAGGCGGCCACCTCGACGCGCTGGGGCGCGGTGAGATGCCGGGCACGCTCTTTCGGCAGGCCGAGCAGCCGCTTCCCGCGCGCAAGCACTGGATGCTCCACGCGCTTCCCTCCGCGGGCCGCCTGACGGTCGACGCCGGGGCGGCCGACGCACTGCGACACGAGGGCGCTTCGTTGTTGCCGTCGGGCATTGTGGCGGTGGAGGGCCGCTTTGCCCGGGGCGACGCCGTGGAGATTGCAGTCGAGAAAGAGGGGAACCGGACCCGCGTGGCGAAGGGCATCACGCAGTACGGGGCCGCCGACCTGGAGCGCATCCAGGGGCGACAGAGCCACGCCATCGCCGAGGTCCTCGACGAGGCGCCCGCCGACTACGTGGTGCACCGCGACGATCTGGTGGTGGAGGCGTGAGGCGGATTGTGGACTGTGGCCTCCCTGTCCGTCTACGCCGTACGAACGACGGCAACAACGGTCGGAGCACCGGCGGGCGCTCTGTGTATAGCAGTTTGCTTTTTCGGCATGAACAAACAAATAAATTCAGTCGCGCCCATGTCCGACACGACCTCCGAAGCGCTCTCCGTCGACGCTCTCGCCGCGGACTGCAAGGCCGCCGCCCGCGAGCTGAGCACGCTTTCGACCGAAACGAAGAACCGCACGCTGCGCCGCATGGCCGACGCGCTGGAGGCGGACGAGGAGGCCATCCTGGCCGCCAACGGCAAGGACGTGAGCGCTGCGCGTGAGGAGGGGCTCGACGACGCCCTGATCGACCGGCTCGTCCTGAATCCCGACCGAATCACCAAGATGGCCGACGCGCTGCGCGACGTGGCGTCCTTCGCCGATCCCGTGGGCGAAATGGGGGGCACCACCAAACGGCCCAGTGGCATCGAGGTGGGAAAGATGCGCATCCCGCTGGGGGTGATCGGCATGATCTACGAGGCCCGTCCCAACGTCACGGCCGACGCCGCCGGGCTCTGTTTCAAGGCGGGCAACGCGGTCCTGCTGCGGGGCGGCTCCAACGCATTCCACTCGAACCAGGCCGTCGCGGCGGCGCTGCACACGGCCCTGGAGGCGGAGGGCGTCCCCCCCGCGGCCGTCACACTCATCCCCACCACCGACCGGGCGGCGGTGCAGGAGATGCTGACCCTCAACCAGCACCTCGACCTCATTATTCCGCGCGGTGGGGAGGGCCTGATCCGCTTCGTGGACGAGACGAGCCAGATTCCCGTCATCAAGCACTACAAGGGCGTCTGCCACCTCTACGTCGACGAAGACGCGGACCTGGAGGTCGCGGAGGACCTCCTGCTCGACGGCAAGGTCTCGCGCCCCAGCGTCTGCAACGCGCTCGAAACGCTGCTCGTGCACGCGGACGTGGCGGACGACTTTCTGCCCCGGGCCCGGGCGCTCCTCGACGACGCCGGCGTGGAGCTTCGCGGGGACGATCGGACCCGACAACTGCTCCCGGGCGTGGGGGCGGCGACCGAAGACGACTACGCCGCCGAGTACCTCGACCTGACCCTCGCGGCCCGGGTGGTCGAAAGCGACGACGAGGCGCTGAACCACATCGCCGAGTACGGCTCCAACCACACGGAAGTCATCGTGACCGACCGCCTTCCGACGGCCCGCCGCTTCGTCCGCTCGGTCGACGCGTCGGTCGTGCTCGTAAACGCCTCCTCACGCTTCTCGGACGGGGGCGAGCTGGGGCTGGGCGCCGAGATCGGCATCTCCACCACCAAGCTGCACGCCTACGGCCCGATGGGCCTGGAGGCGCTGACCACCGAGAAGTTTGTGGTGTACGGGGAGGGGGAGACGCGCCACCCGGTGGAAAAATAGGCTACGGCGGGACGGCATGGGCGTCCGATTGCTCAGGCCAGGTAGCTCATGGCCCCGACGACGAGAAGACCGGAACCAACGACGAGTACGATCCCGCTTGCCAAATAGGCACAGGCGGGCAGGAGGCGAGCTCGCCAGTGCGTTCCGAAAAACGCGCCGGCGCCGTGGGTGTGGAGGCCAACCTGCAAAAAAATAGGCAGAACGCCGATGTAGGCCGGAGCTGCCCAGAAGAGCAGTGGACCGAGCACCCCAAGGAACAGTGTGGCCTGGGCCGTGACGTAGAGCTCAAACACGAGGGTCTCGGCGGCGGTCCGTTCCGGAAATGCCCATCGAAGGAGCAGGCCTGCAACGATACAGGTGAAGAGCCCGACGTACGTCTGTACTTGTTGGAAAAACTGGAAGATGCCCGCTGCAAGGTCCTGAGCAGAAGACCAGCCGAGCGACCGGAGCGGAGATCCGGAACGGAACACCTCATCGGGATGGGTCCCCAAAGAACGCCATGTTGCCTCGAACGCCTCGGCCTGCCCCTGCACCCACGCCTCCTGAAACATTGAGAAGACGAGAAAGGTAGCCGTGGCGGTCAACAGAAAGTAGCCAAGAGGATTGACGAACTCCTTGCGTTCCCCGTCCACGTACCGGCGGGCCACACGGCCCGGATTCTGCGCAGCGCGACGGAGCGTCTGCCCGACGCCCCGTTCCAAATCCTCAAGGTCCAGGGCCGATTCGAGGAAGCGCTGCACCAGGTAGAGCACCCGGAGCTCGGGGACGTGCCGCTGCCCGCACTGGTGGCAGTAATCGCCCACCAGGGGCGCGCCGCAATTCTGACAGGGGACTCCTCGACCCGACGAGGCATCACCGGGCTGGGCCTCCGGGGCGTCGGACATCGATCAGAGAGAAAATCATGCAAGAGAGGACACCCCGCTTGCATTTGTGCGCCCGGCGCGTCGTTCCGTCTGGCTCAGATGGCAACGAGGGCGGATGGCCGGTGCACGACGACGTTGTGCCTCGGGGCGCCGAGGCATAGGTTAAGACCGACCGTCCCCCAGTCCCCATGGGCCCTGTTCCGGTTCGGTCGAGGCCTTTGTCCCCTACCTCCATCTTCCCGACGACTCCTCGGCGCGATGACGTCCCTGACCCGCCGCACGGCGTACTACCTACTGGTGCTCGCGGCCGCCACCGTGGGACTGACGGGCGCGTACAGCCTGGGCATGAGCGTGTGGGAGGGACGGCCGCGGCCGTGGTACCAGGCCCTGGAGGTGGTGGTGCAGACGTTCACGACGACCGGATACGGCGAGGACGCGCCGTGGAGCAGTCCCCAGATGAACATGCTGGTGGTCGTTATTCAACTCGCGGGCATTGGGTTCATTCTGAGTGCCGTGGACGTGTTCGTGGTGCCCTGGCTCCGCGAGGCGCTCAGGCCCACGGCCCCGAAGGGCCTCCCCGACCGGTCCGGTCACGTCATCGTGTGCGGCTACACGCCCCGGGTGGAGGTCTTCATCGACGAGATGATTGAGCGGGGAGAGGAGTACGTGCTCATTGAGCCCAACGTGGAGCAGGCCGCGTCGCTCTACGAGCGGGACTACGAGGTCATGGAGGGGGACCCGACATCGACTGCCGTTCTGGAGCGGGCCTCCGTCGGGGCGGCAAAGGCCCTGGTGGCCGACGTGGCCGACGACGAAAATGCCAGCATTGTGCTTGCGGCCCGTGAGGCCAGTCCGGAACGCCGCATCATCACGTTGGCCGAGGACGCCTCGGCAACCCGATACCACCGGGCGGCGGGGGCGGACGTGGCGCTTTCGCCCCGGCAGCTGCTCGGGCGGAGCCTCGCTGCGCAGGTGCCCGTGGCCGCGGCGGCCAACGTGGAGGAACAGGCGACGGCGGGGACTGAGATTGACTTCGCGGAGCTCATCGTGACCCGGCACGGCCCGTCTCACGACCATTCACTCCGCGCCCTTCGGCTTTCGGAGCGGTTCGGGGTGCGCGTCATTGGGGCCTGGCTCGATGGCACCTTCGAGACGTCCGTGGACGCCGACACGCCCCTCGAAGCGGGCACGCGCCTGTTTCTCGCCGGCACGCCCGACCAACTGGATGCCCTTCGCAGTGAGATGGCCCCGTACGTGCGGGCCTTCACGCCACAGTCCATCATCCTCGCCGGACACGGCGACTCGGGGCAGGCCGCGCGGGACTCCCTTCGGGCGGTACATGCCGACGTGACGGTGCTCGACCTCGAAGACGGGGCGGAGGTGGACGTGGCGGGGGACGTTCGCGACCCCGACGCGCTCCGGGCCTGCGGAATCGAGGACGCGTCGGCCCTTATCATCGCCGTGGACGACGACAGCGTCGCCACGTTCGCGACGCTCATCGCGCGCGACCTGAACCCGGAGCTGCAAATCCTCGTCCGGGCCCACGACGAGACGGCCGTTCAGAACCTCTACCGGGCCGGCGCGGACTTCGTGCAGGCCCTGCCGACGGTCTGTGGGCGGATGCTGGCCGCCACGGCATTCGAAGACGAGGACCACCGGTCTCGCGATCGACACATCAACGTGGTCCGCCTCCCGGCCTCCCCATTGGCCGGAGAACCGTTGAGGGAGGTCGATCCGGATGCACAGACCAACTACACAGTGCTTGCCGTGTACCGGGAGGGCGACTTCCTCACCGATCCCGACGACGCCCTCGTTGCCTTCGAGGCGGACGACGAGGTGCTCGTCGCCGGAACCGAGGACGGGATTCGGCAATTTCGGGCGCGGCTTGAGGACAGGCAGTCGGCGTAGTGCCGGGCCGTCCGCCACGTACCCTACGGTTGCTCGGGACCCGCCGGGTGCCCTGGGCCGATCCACTCGTGTCGGTGGAGCCGCTGCCAGGCCGCCGCAATTTGCGCCGGCGCGAAACGCTCCGCCTTGCGCCGGCTCCAGTCCTGCACGGCCCGCACGACCGCCTCGGGACGGCGCCGGGCCTGCGCGTCGTGCCGCGTGAGCCAGCCGACCGTAGCGAGCAGTTCGAGCGTGTCGGGCGTGTCGCACTCCTCGATGAGGGCCCGCACCCGGCCCAGACGCTCACTGGCGGTCGGGTGGTCCGAAAGGGTGTCCCGCGCCACACCGACCGCTGGCGGGCGAAGGCGAAACGAGGAGTCCTGGTGCGACGGGTCGTACCCCGCAATAAAGGCCCCCTCAATCCGGCGCAGCACGGCCGTGAGGCCCGCGGCGCGGAGCCCGTACGTGCCCGGCTCGAACGTGAGGCGCAGGTCCTCGCCCGCCCCCTGCACCAGGAAGGCGAGATTGTGCGCTGCGTGTGGACTGACGGTGTCGCCCGGCGTGGCGTAGGCGTCGAGGACGGAGAGGAGGAGGGCACGTCCCCGGGTCATGGCGGGGCGATCGTCCGCGTCGGGGCCGCCGCCCTCTGCGCTCGCCGACCGGGGGGCGTAAACGAGCGCCCGGACGCCATCGAGCGACTTGAGCGGCGTGGTAAGCAGCGGGCGCACCGTCGGCCAGTCGAGCCCGCCCCCGCCGCAGCCCAGTGCGGGCACGGCGAGCGACGCAATGTCGTGGGCGGTGGCCTCGTCGACGAGGGCTGCCATCCCCGACTCGATGTGCGGGACGGACGAGGCGTCGCGCCAGTGGTCCTTCGTGGCCACGTTCAGGACGTAGCGGGGATGCTGGCCGTCGCCGAAGAGTCCCCCGCGGTCGTGCACGAGCACGTCGCCCGGCGCCAGGGCCCCGGCGTCGCAGGCCGCCTCGTACTGCTCGTAGTTGTCGGGAAACCGCGTCTTGAACTGGCGGCACAGCCCGCGCTTCATGAGGCCGGCGCAGTGGACCGGGTTCACGAGCGCCGCCACGTCCGCGTCGAACAGATCCCCGTGTACAATTTCGACCATGGACCGCCTTTATCGTAGTGGGCGCAACCGACAAAGAGAAAGGGCCGCGAGACGGTCTCGCGGCCCTCCTGCTGAACGTGTTCGAACGTCCCGTTCCCACGAAATGCACGCAGGGACAGGGCCCTGAGTGACGTGGCTACGCGGTCTTGAGGGCCGACGTCAGCTCCTCCTCTTCGTCCGCCTCGTAGGCGTCGGTCGGGGGACAGGCGCAGTAGAGGTTCCGGTCGCCGTAGGCGTCGTTCACGCGCCGCACGGTGGGCCAGAACTTGCGCTCGCGCACCGCCTCCACCGGATAGGCCGCCGTCTCGCGGCTGTACGCGCGGTCCCACTCGTCGGCGGTAACCATCTCGGCGGTGTGGGGGGCCTGCTTGAGCGTGCTCGCCTCCGCCTCCAGCGTCCCGGTCTCGACGGCCTCGATCTCGCTGCGGATGGCGGCGAATGCGTCGACCAGGCGGTCGAGCTCCGCCTTCGACTCGCTCTCCGTGGGCTCCACCATGAGCGTGCCGACCACCGGCCAGCTCATCGTGGGGGCGTGGAAGCCGTAGTCCATCAGCCGCTTCGCCACGTCCTGCTCGTTGATGTCGAGCTCAGAGCGGAACGGGCGGAGGTCGAGGATAAACTCGTGGGCCACACGGTCATTGGGGCCCCGGAAGACGATGTCGTAGTGGTTCGACAGCTGGTCGGCCAGGTAGTTGGCGTTGAGGAGGGCCGTCTTCGACGACTTCGTGAGGCCCTCTGGGCCCAGCAGCTTGATGTAGGCCCACGAGATGAGCAGAATCAAGGCGCTGCCATGTGGCGCCGCGGCAATCGCGGGAATGTGTTGGTCGCCGCCCGTCTCCACCACCGGGTGACCGGGGAGGAAGGGACTCAGGTGCTCGGCCGTGCAGACCGGCCCCACGCCCGGCCCGCCGCCGCCGTGCGGAATGCTAAACGTCTTGTGCAGGTTGAGGTGGCACACGTCCACGCCGTACTCGCGGGGGCGGCAGAGGCCGACCTGTGCGTTGACGTTGGCCCCGTCGAGGTACACCTGCCCGCCGTGCTCGTGGATGACGTCACAGATCTCTTCGACGTGCTCCTCGAAGACGCCGTGCGTCGACGGGTACGTAATCATCGCGGCGGCGAGGCGCTCGCTGTTTACCTCGGCCTGCTCGCGGAGGTCCTCCAGGTCCACGTCCCCGTTCTCGTCGCAGTCGATCGTGATGACCTCCATCCCGGCCATGTTGGCACTGGCGGGGTTGGTGCCGTGGGCGGACTCAGGGACGAGGCACACGTCCCGCTGCTCCTCGCCCCGCGCCTCGTGGTAGGCCTGAATGATCAGGAGGCCGGTATACTCGCCGGAGGCCCCGGAATTGGGCTGGAAGGAGATGTCGTCGAAGCCCGTGATCTCCGTCAGGTAGCCGCTGAGCTCGTCGATCACCTGCTCGTACCCCGCCGCCTGCTCCTGGGGCGCAAAGGGGTGCAGGCCCGCAAACTGCGGGTTCGAGATCGGCTGGAGGGCGGCGGTCGGGTTCAGCTTCATGGTGCACGATCCCAGCGGGATCATGCTGTGGACGAGCGACAGGTCTTTGTCCGCCAGTGACTTCATGTACCGCGTCAGCTCGCCCTCGGAGTGGTACGAGTTGAAGACCGGGTGCTCCAGGTACGAGGTCTGCCGCGGCATCGGGCCGTCGTAGCCGCTGTCGAGGTCCGCGGCCAGGTCGTCGGCGTACAGCTTCTGGCCGTTGGTGGCCCCGAAGACGGTGAAGAGCGCGTCCAGGTCTTCGGCGTCGACGGTCTGGTCGAGCGCGACGCCTACCGACCCGTCGTCGTAGTAGCGGAGGTTGATCTCGTGCGCCTCGGCCCGCTCGCGGACCTGCGCCTGAGTGGCATCGGTGAGGTCCACGCGGAGCGTGTCGAAGTACGCATCGTGGCGGACGGTGTGGCCCGTTCGGTTCAGCCCCTCGGCCAGCGTCTTCGTGAGGTCGTGCACCCGCGTCGCAATCTCGCGGAGCCCCTCGGGGCCGTGGTAGACGGCGTACATCGACGCCATCACCGCCAGCAGCACCTGGGAGGTGCAGATGTTGGACGTGGCGCGCCCCCGTCGGATGTGCTGCTCGCGGGTCTGGAGCGCCATGCGGAGCGCCATCTCGCCGTCGGCATCCTTCGTAACGCCGATCATGCGACCGGGCACCTGGCGCTGGAAGCGTTCGCGGGTCGCGAAGTAGGCGGCGTGGGGCCCGCCGTAGCCCATCGGCACCCCAAAGCGCTGCGTGGAGCCGACGACCGCGTCGGCCCCCCACTCGCCCGGGGCCTCCAGGAGCGTGAGGCTCAGCAGATCGGCGGCCACGGCCACGTAGGCGTCCGCCTCGTGGGCCCGGTCGGCCACGTCGCGGTAGTCGTGCACCGCGCCGTCGGTCGTGGGGTACTGCAGGAGGCAGCCGAACGTGTCCTCGCCGAAGACGAAGTTCTCGGGGGATTCCACGATGACGTCGATCCCGATCGGCTCGGCGCGGCCCTTTACCACCTCGATGGTCTGCGGGTGGCAGTCCTCCGACACGTAAAACGTGGCGGCGTCGCTGCGGCGGTCGACCCGATTCAGCATCATCATCGCCTCCGCCGCGGCCGTCGCCTCGTCGAGCAGCGACGCGTTGGCGATCTCCAGGCCCGTCAGGTCGATGGTCATGTCCTGGAAGTTGAGGAGCGCCTCCAGGCGGCCCTGTGCAATCTCGGCCTGGTAGGGCGTGTACTGGGTGTACCAGGCCGGATTTTCCAGGATGTTGCGCTGGATGACGGGGGGCGTGTGGGTGTGGCGGTAGCCCATGCCGATGAACGAGCGCCACGTGTCGTTCTTGGCGCCGGCGTCCTGAGCCGCGTCGAGCACCTGCTGTTCGGTGAGGGCGGACGGCAGGTCGAGGGGGGCGTCGGTCCGGATCGAGTCTGGAATGGCCGCGTCGACGAGGGCGTCGAGCGACTCGGCCCCGAGGGCGTCGAGCATGGCGTCCACGTCGGCGTCCGTGGGGCCGAGGTGACGCTCGTCGAACGTGTTTGCGGACGAGAGATCAATGGCCATCTGAAGGCAAGAGGTTGGGTGAGAAGGCAAAACCAGGGCGTGAGGTCAAATGGACACTCAGGTATATGCCCCGCAGGCGCGCCATGTTGTCCGGAATAGCTGAAAAGCCTGCAACAGACGGGTCGGGGGTGGGCCTGTGCGGGAAAGGTTAGCAAATCGAGCCGTCGTCCTCAACATAACAGGCGTCCGATTGAAACCGATTCCAGTCGGCCATCAGGGCACGTAGTGCTTGGAGGTGTGAACGGAGGGCCGACGCTCCGGTCACGACCTCGCCGTCGTCGTGCAGGGCCGGGAGTTCGGAAATGACTTCGGGGAGGGCGTCGGCATCTTCGACGTGCTCGACCTCGTGGGCAATGACCATTTCGCGAAGGGCCTCTTCGATCTCGTCGGCCCACGGGTCACCAGGCTGGCGGTAGAGCGTGACCATGGGATTGGGGGAATGCGTCTGTGAAGAAATCCAGGGCGCTTGTTTGCACGTGCCAGATGAGCGTGGTCGCTGAGGGCGAACATCCATCCCCCACGCTCCAGGGCTTCGCGCAACTCGCGTTCCGGGGCTCCGTTTCCCACCTGCTTTCGCTTTCATTGTTTACGCGTGCTGTGCCCATGGATCACGACCGCCTCGAACTCTCCCCCGAAAAAATGCGGACGCTCGGCTACCGGGTCGTGGATCTCCTGGTCGACCACTTCGCGGACGGAGGGGACGAATCGCTGGGGGAAACGCCGTCGCGAGACGAACTAGAGGCCCACCTCCGGGAAGACCTCCCGGAAGAGGGGACCCCCCCGGAGGCCGTTCTTGATCAGGTGGAGGCGGAGGTGCTGCCGAACACAATGCGGGTGGACCACCCTCGCTTCTTCGGGTTCGTGCCGGGGCCGAACAACTTCGTCGGCGTGCTCGCCGACATGCTGGCGTCGGGGTTCAATGTGTTCTCGGGGACCTGGATCTCGGGCGCCGCCGCCGCGCAGATCGAACTGGTGGTGATCGACTGGCTGCGGACGCTCTGTGGCCTCCCAGAGGCCGCAGGGGGGCTGTTCACGAGCGGGGGCTCGATGGCAAACGTCACGGCCCTGGCCGCCGCCCGCCACGCCCGGCTGGACGACGACGTGACGGGGGCCGTCGCCTACTGCTCCGACCAGACCCACACGTCGGTCGACCGGGCCCTGCGGCTGCTCGGGTTCGGCCCCGACCAGCTCCACCGGGTGCCCGCCGACGATCAGTACCGGCTCGATCCTGAGTCCCTGGAAGAGGCCATCGCGGCCGACCGGGCGGCGGGGCGGCGTCCCTTCTGCATCATCGCCAACGCGGGCACCACCAACACCGGGGCCGTCGATCCGCTGCCCGCCCTGGCGGCCCTGGCCGACGCCGAAGACCTGTGGCTGCACGTGGACGGGGCGTACGGGGCGCCGACGGTCGTCTGCAAGCGGGGCCAGAACCGGCTCGTTGGCATCGAACGGGTCGATTCGCTGACCCTCGATCCGCACAAGTGGCTCTTCCAGCCCTTCGAGATCGGGGGCGTGCTCGTGCGCGACGAGCAGCACCTCCGCCGGGCCTTTCGGCTGGAGGCGGAGTACCTGGAGGACGCGGTGGGGGAGGAGGACGAGGTCAACTTCTCAGCCTCCGGCATCCAGCTTACGCGCAGCTTCCGGGCGCTCAAGCTCTGGATGACGCTCAAGGTGTTTGGCCGCGAGCACGTCGCCACCGCGGTGGCGCGGGGCTTCGAGCGGGCCGAGCAGGCCGAGCGGCTGCTTCGGGGGCGGCCCGGGTGGACGGTGGTGACCCCGGCCCAGATGGGCATCATCACGTTTCGCTGCGAACCGGACGGGTGGACGCCCGACCAGGTGGACGCGCTCACACGCCGCCTCATTGCGGCCGTAAACGACGAAGGGGCGGCCTTCCTGACGCAGACGACGCTCGACGGCCGGCCCGTCCTCCGGCTGTGCCCCATCAACCCACGGACGACGGCGAAGGACCTCGAAGAAACGATTGCACGGCTCGACGCCCTCCAGGCCGAAATAGAGGTGGGGGCAACCCCGGCATCCTGACGCGGCGGGCGCCTCCGGAGAGACGGGCGAGCGACGCCGAGCGAACACTTTGCGAAAGACGACAGCGGGCCTCGATCGTCACACTCCCTTTCAAACCGACGGACGAGGGGGGCGTACCTATTAGTCGTTGCGCGAACCCTTCCTCCCAGCCTCTCTAGCTCACTGTGAAACTGTGGTCGTACCAGGGGGCCGTCCTCGGGGCGTGCACCCTGGCCTTCTTCGCGACGATGGCCGCGCGGCTGGCCATCAGTCCGGTCGTGCCCGCCATCGGCGACGCGTTTGGGGTGTCCAACAGTGCGATCGGCCTGGCCCTCACGGGCATGTGGATGGCGTACGCGGCCTCGCAGTTTCCGAGTGGGCTGCTGGCCGACCGGTACGGGGAGCGGCGCATTATCCTCGTGGCGGTGGGGGGGACGGCGCTGGCGAGCGCGCTGGTGGCGATGGCGCCGACCTATCCCGTTTTCCTCGTCGGGGCGGTGGTGCTGGGGGGCGTCGCCGGGCTCCACTTCAGCGTCGCCACGTCGCTTTTGACCCGGACCATCCCGAACACCGGCTCCGCGATTGGACTTCACACCGCGGGGGCGCCGGTGGCGGGCGTGTTGGTTCCGCTGGCCGCAGGAAGCATCGGGGTGTGGCTGGACTGGCGGTGGGCCGTGGCGCTGGGGGCCGTCATTGCGCTCCCGAGCGCCCTCCTCTTCGGGATGGTGGTTCGCCCCATCGCGCCGGTGCGGCCCGACGAGTCGCCCTGGAGCCGTCTCCGTCTCGGGCCGTTGCTCGAACTGCTCGGGCGTCCGCCCATCGCGCTCACGGCGGGGCTCTCCGTCGTGGGGGCCTTCGTGTGGCAGGCCACCGCTTCGTTTCTGCCGGCGTTTCTCATCGAGTATCAGGGCTACGGGGAGGCGGGCGCCGGCGCGCTCTTTTCGGCCTACTTCGTGGTGCAGGGCCTCACCCAGCCGCTGCTGGGCACCCTCTCGGACCGCGTGGGCCGGTACCCGGCGGCCACCGCCGCCGTAGGGATCGGGGTGGTGGGCTACACGGGGCTCGTCGCGGGGGGCGGGCCGTGGATCGTGGGCGGGGCGACCCTCTGTGCTGGATTGGCGATGGGGTGGGGCGCG is part of the Salinibacter ruber DSM 13855 genome and encodes:
- a CDS encoding pyridoxal phosphate-dependent decarboxylase family protein, which codes for MDHDRLELSPEKMRTLGYRVVDLLVDHFADGGDESLGETPSRDELEAHLREDLPEEGTPPEAVLDQVEAEVLPNTMRVDHPRFFGFVPGPNNFVGVLADMLASGFNVFSGTWISGAAAAQIELVVIDWLRTLCGLPEAAGGLFTSGGSMANVTALAAARHARLDDDVTGAVAYCSDQTHTSVDRALRLLGFGPDQLHRVPADDQYRLDPESLEEAIAADRAAGRRPFCIIANAGTTNTGAVDPLPALAALADAEDLWLHVDGAYGAPTVVCKRGQNRLVGIERVDSLTLDPHKWLFQPFEIGGVLVRDEQHLRRAFRLEAEYLEDAVGEEDEVNFSASGIQLTRSFRALKLWMTLKVFGREHVATAVARGFERAEQAERLLRGRPGWTVVTPAQMGIITFRCEPDGWTPDQVDALTRRLIAAVNDEGAAFLTQTTLDGRPVLRLCPINPRTTAKDLEETIARLDALQAEIEVGATPAS
- a CDS encoding MFS transporter, which gives rise to MKLWSYQGAVLGACTLAFFATMAARLAISPVVPAIGDAFGVSNSAIGLALTGMWMAYAASQFPSGLLADRYGERRIILVAVGGTALASALVAMAPTYPVFLVGAVVLGGVAGLHFSVATSLLTRTIPNTGSAIGLHTAGAPVAGVLVPLAAGSIGVWLDWRWAVALGAVIALPSALLFGMVVRPIAPVRPDESPWSRLRLGPLLELLGRPPIALTAGLSVVGAFVWQATASFLPAFLIEYQGYGEAGAGALFSAYFVVQGLTQPLLGTLSDRVGRYPAATAAVGIGVVGYTGLVAGGGPWIVGGATLCAGLAMGWGAALLPKFMDHLGEEERSAGFGLIRTAYMVLGASGSVVTGAVADLLGWGPAFLALAGLLGGMLLVLLYGMRRARTDAAQRVAP